GTAATTATAACAGTGTATTGTCGGGAGGAAAGATCAAGAGGAATTTGGAGATATGCTTCTGCGAGGCCGATTTTGATAAAGTAGGAGCTCCTTGCCACTTTGCGAAAAAGATCTTCCGGTCGTGGAAGGAGATAGTCGTCAACGAGaagctgtgggttgactgtagacttaaagtcaccgTAGAGGCAAAGGCGGCAGTTTAGCTTCTGCACGATAACTAAAGGCGTGTACCACAAGCTGAACCGCACGGGTTGGAGAATCCTTTCATCTTGAAGACGTTGGAGTTCTTCTTTGAGCGGCCCGGTGAAAACAGGTCGTGAAATTCATTACAGAGTGCATCAACTTCAGGTCGTGAAATTCATTACAGAGTGCATCAACTTCAGAAAAAGGAACGTACCGAGATACTATGTGAACATCGTCCACAATGGAAAAACCAAATAAGCGGAAGGTGTCCAGTCCGAATAAGTCTGCTGTGGAGGAATTGTTGACAACCAGAAACGTGACTGGACGGAGAACCGATTTGTACTTGAGCCTGAATTTTCCTAGGAGAGCTACCTCTTGCTTATTGTATGCCAGTAGGCGCTTAGAGGCTAGAGAGAGGGGTGGTGAACCAATGTTGACATATGAAGTGTAATTAATCAAGGATACTGCTGCGCCGGTGTCCACTTGCAGACGCAGAGGCTTGTCATTGACAGTGACGCCAAAAAAAAATTTTGATGTCGAGGAGTTGTCCACCTGGTTGATGTGCATTGGGGTGTTGTTCAAGCCGTCTGGATATGGCCTGGGCTGGCGGTTGCTGGAGGTGGTTGTTTTTGCGCGACAAACGGACGCTAAATGGGCTTCTCTGCCGCAGTGTGTGCATTGCGCCCAGCGGTCTGGGCAATCGTCTCTATCCTGTGTTGAATAGCAAGTGGGGCAGGAGGGCAGGTGGAGATGATCCCCACGACGACGTTGCCGGTTGTGTTGTGGTTGCTGCAGTGATTTCTGGCTCCGGCCGGGATGGTGCGACTCGGCGTCTTGTTGTGGAGGCGGTCTCCGACCGCGGTGGCGGTAGGAGTGCGGCGTGGAGACCTGGATTGCTGCGACGTCTTCGGCGTCCATCGTGGCGTCGTCACGGATTGCTGTTACATCTGCCCAGGACTCCAGTCGACGATCAGCGACTATAGAAATTTCGAACTTATAGGCCAGTTCTATGAGCTGCTCGACGGGCGGGTCTTCTAACTTGAGGGCGTCGTGGCGGAAAGGGTATGATTCCTTGGAAAGATGTGTGTGAAACTTACATTTCCTGCTGAGACCTTGCAATTCGGCAGCCCACTGGCGATAGGTCTGCTCGGGTTTCTTCCGGCATTGGTAGAACTCGGCGCGAGCCGCGAGGACATGATATCGGCGTTTGTAGTAGGCATTTAACGTCGCACAGATGGCGGTGAAGGTGAGGGAGTCAGGATGCAGCGGCTGTAGTTTCGTGAACAGGACGTACATCTTCGATTGGTTCCATGACAAGAAAAAAGCGCGCTGCCTGTCTTCTTGGCTGAGTTGATCAATCACGAAGTGTTGCCGGAGACGTCGTTCGTCTGTTTCCCATTCTTCAACTTCATCGTTGAATGCCTGGAACGGCGGTGGCGTCGCGGGGCGGTGGAGGCTTCGGATTACGGCGATCAGTTTTGTCTGAGTTTCCaaaaactggtgcagaagctgctgTCGTAAACACGATGGTCGTCGGTTCGTTCCACTATACTCGTCACCATTGAAGAATACTCAgtgttgtagaacactcagtatagtgtcgtttattgaaactgaactacacttctcggaaTGTcgctatatacacacaaagaaaacaaataacacgtAGACGACTATTCATTAACAGCGTCGGTgaggtcctagctcggcgaggaactggctgtactgctgctgcactggccttataaagccggcggtggtgggcggagtactccaactttccctttgtctgtgaggcgacctctgcagaaaaagattcgcattagtctctagcaagttctgtttatttttaagAATTGTTTTCcgcttggttgcgcctgcaagtgcttgtctatgttatatggtacacacgagtgtcttgagtgtagtctgcctagcaggggccgtctgtggcagacgtaacacttACTATCACAGATTTCAAGGCCACTTTGTGTACGTCACTCACGTAGACGTTTCAGATCGGTGTGCAATGTCATTCGACAGGACTGAAGAGCGCTGTTTTcggaatagatgcatacttggtcTGCGTATTGTAACACTtggtttttttttggtcatcagactcatgactgttttgatgcagcccgccacgaattcctttcctgtgctaacctcttcatctcagagtagcacttgcaacctacatcctcaaatatttgcttgacgtattccactctctgtcttcctctacagtttttgccctttacagctccctctagtaccatggaagtcattccctcatgtcttagcagatgtcctatcatcctgtctcttctccttatcagtgttttccacatattcctttcctccccgattctgcgtagaacctcctcattccttaccttatcagtccac
This portion of the Schistocerca nitens isolate TAMUIC-IGC-003100 chromosome 7, iqSchNite1.1, whole genome shotgun sequence genome encodes:
- the LOC126195658 gene encoding zinc finger protein 462-like, with the protein product MDAEDVAAIQVSTPHSYRHRGRRPPPQQDAESHHPGRSQKSLQQPQHNRQRRRGDHLHLPSCPTCYSTQDRDDCPDRWAQCTHCGREAHLASVCRAKTTTSSNRQPRPYPDGLNNTPMHINQVDNSSTSKFFFGVTVNDKPLRHQSLPPAPPTQQPQPTDQLPGPSLPPPHQPMATDEDEPMPLVPPMPPSQPVRRSARIAGQVASQTQVKLEYSADLRRLYKASAAAVQPVPRRARTSSDGPHRRS